A single genomic interval of Methyloceanibacter caenitepidi harbors:
- a CDS encoding class II glutamine amidotransferase, giving the protein MCGIVGLFIKDPALEPELGRLTARMLETMTGRGPDSAGFAVYGAGEEGRTKITLRGTSAGAIRETVSNIEKAFPEAKAVLHDTHAVVSVPDEDERRLDEWLAAESLDTEIVGRGSRMEIFKEVGLPAEVAARFGLATMSGTHAIGHTRMATESAVTTNGAHPYSTGDDQCLVHNGSLSNHNNLRRELRREGMTFETENDTEVAAGYLTHRMHEGLSLGDALEVGLEDLDGFYTFVVGTENGFGVLRDGIACKPAVMAETDQYVAFGSEYRVLADLPGIGEARIWEPEPATVYFWER; this is encoded by the coding sequence ATGTGTGGGATTGTTGGACTATTCATAAAGGACCCCGCTCTCGAGCCTGAGCTCGGCCGCCTGACGGCACGCATGCTCGAGACCATGACGGGACGCGGGCCCGACAGTGCCGGTTTCGCCGTGTATGGCGCCGGTGAGGAAGGCCGAACCAAGATTACGCTGCGCGGCACGTCCGCCGGCGCCATCCGCGAGACTGTCTCGAATATCGAGAAGGCCTTCCCGGAGGCGAAAGCAGTACTGCATGATACTCATGCGGTCGTTTCGGTCCCGGACGAGGACGAGCGCCGTCTTGACGAATGGCTAGCGGCCGAGAGTCTCGACACCGAGATCGTGGGCCGCGGCAGCCGCATGGAGATTTTCAAGGAAGTGGGCTTGCCGGCCGAGGTCGCGGCCCGCTTCGGGCTCGCCACGATGAGCGGCACCCATGCCATCGGCCATACCCGCATGGCAACCGAGTCCGCTGTCACCACGAATGGCGCGCACCCCTACTCGACCGGCGACGACCAGTGCCTGGTCCATAACGGATCGCTCTCGAACCACAACAACCTCCGCCGCGAGCTTCGCCGCGAAGGCATGACGTTCGAGACGGAGAACGACACGGAAGTGGCCGCCGGTTACCTCACTCACCGCATGCACGAGGGGCTCTCCCTCGGCGACGCGCTGGAAGTGGGTCTTGAGGACCTGGACGGCTTCTACACCTTTGTCGTCGGCACCGAGAACGGCTTTGGCGTGCTGCGCGACGGCATCGCCTGCAAGCCCGCGGTCATGGCCGAAACCGATCAATACGTCGCCTTCGGATCCGAATACCGGGTTCTCGCCGACTTGCCGGGTATCGGCGAGGCGCGGATTTGGGAGCCGGAGCCCGCCACTGTTTACTTCTGGGAGCGCTGA
- a CDS encoding protein glxC, translating to MPEIDLGVTPLRELNGALHKLPKDTNETHWVIENPAGQHAIAAGLDAPLNVEINGPVGYYCAGMNKLATVQVHGNAGVGVAENMMSGFVHVSGDASQAAGATGRGGLLRIDGNASSRCGISMKGIDIVVKGSVGHMSAFMAQAGNLIVFGDAGDALGDSIYEARLFVRGGVKSLGADCIEKEMRDEHKAAIHDILTKAGFNGEVDPSEFKRYGSARQLYNFNVDHAGEY from the coding sequence ATGCCGGAAATCGATCTTGGCGTTACGCCACTAAGAGAACTCAACGGGGCGCTGCACAAGCTCCCCAAAGACACGAACGAAACGCACTGGGTCATTGAGAACCCGGCCGGGCAGCACGCCATCGCCGCCGGTCTCGACGCACCGCTGAACGTCGAGATCAACGGTCCCGTTGGCTACTATTGCGCCGGCATGAACAAGCTTGCGACCGTGCAGGTTCACGGCAATGCGGGCGTTGGCGTCGCCGAAAACATGATGAGCGGCTTCGTGCATGTGAGCGGCGACGCAAGCCAGGCGGCTGGCGCGACGGGCCGCGGTGGACTCCTGCGCATCGACGGCAATGCGTCGTCGCGCTGCGGCATCTCCATGAAGGGCATCGATATCGTGGTGAAAGGCTCTGTCGGCCATATGAGCGCCTTCATGGCGCAGGCGGGCAATCTCATCGTGTTCGGTGACGCGGGCGATGCTCTTGGGGACTCCATCTACGAAGCCCGGCTGTTCGTCCGCGGCGGCGTAAAGAGTTTGGGCGCTGACTGCATCGAGAAAGAAATGAGAGACGAGCACAAGGCCGCCATTCACGACATCCTGACCAAGGCCGGATTCAACGGCGAGGTCGATCCATCCGAATTCAAGCGGTACGGCTCGGCTCGCCAGCTCTACAACTTCAATGTCGACCACGCTGGGGAATACTAA